A single genomic interval of Chitinophagales bacterium harbors:
- the purS gene encoding phosphoribosylformylglycinamidine synthase subunit PurS, giving the protein MKFLAEIKVMPHKELLDPQGKAVNNGLHKMNLNAIQNVRIGKNIELHIEAASKDDAEKQTKEACEKLLVNKIMEQYSFTLSQLES; this is encoded by the coding sequence ATGAAATTCCTAGCAGAAATCAAGGTAATGCCGCACAAAGAATTATTGGATCCACAAGGCAAGGCTGTGAATAATGGCCTGCACAAAATGAATCTGAATGCTATACAGAATGTGCGTATCGGTAAAAATATAGAGCTCCATATCGAGGCGGCTTCCAAGGATGATGCCGAAAAGCAGACCAAGGAGGCTTGTGAAAAATTGCTGGTGAATAAAATCATGGAGCAGTACAGCTTTACCCTGTCTCAGCTTGAGTCCTAA
- a CDS encoding glycosyltransferase family 9 protein gives MKEIVVIRLSSLGDVAMLVPVFLSFHQAYPDLKIRLITRERFAPIFADLYFVSIHAIDSGQSKLSLGKLIHFAIQLSFSKPKFLLDLHDVLRTKVLRNFCRLFGSKVSIIDKGRAEKKALIAMNGDKSKVLKTTFQRYVDVFQNAGFPFELQSIFLNKTEIKDHKKRIGISPFAKHASKEYSFINTKLVIEKLANHLDFEITIFGKGDREANIAKDLAASSPNVKINIDTMNLTEELKLISSLDLMVSMDSGNGHLAANYGIPVLTIWGTTHPKLGFGTYSQPLTNSLFPDERIYPQLPVSVFGQNIPQDYERAIDSINVEDIYAKILQILH, from the coding sequence ATGAAGGAAATCGTCGTCATCAGATTGTCTTCATTAGGAGATGTCGCCATGCTCGTTCCTGTTTTTCTTTCTTTTCACCAGGCATATCCAGATCTCAAAATTCGCCTTATCACACGAGAGCGATTTGCCCCTATCTTTGCCGACCTCTATTTTGTCAGTATTCATGCTATAGATAGCGGCCAATCAAAGTTGAGTTTGGGAAAATTAATTCATTTTGCTATACAACTATCCTTTTCAAAACCTAAATTCTTGCTAGACCTTCACGATGTCCTTCGAACTAAGGTTTTACGCAATTTTTGTCGACTATTTGGTAGTAAAGTATCGATTATAGACAAAGGAAGAGCAGAAAAAAAAGCACTTATCGCTATGAATGGGGATAAATCCAAGGTGCTAAAAACCACCTTTCAGCGCTATGTCGATGTATTCCAAAATGCAGGTTTTCCCTTCGAACTCCAATCAATTTTTTTAAATAAAACAGAGATAAAAGACCATAAAAAAAGAATCGGAATTTCTCCATTTGCCAAACATGCGAGTAAGGAATATTCCTTTATCAATACGAAGCTAGTTATTGAAAAATTAGCCAATCATCTCGATTTTGAAATTACGATTTTCGGCAAGGGAGACCGGGAAGCAAATATAGCTAAGGATCTAGCAGCAAGTAGTCCTAATGTGAAGATAAACATTGATACCATGAACTTGACTGAAGAGCTCAAACTGATATCCAGTCTCGACCTTATGGTTTCTATGGATAGCGGCAATGGACATCTGGCTGCGAATTATGGAATCCCTGTTCTTACCATTTGGGGGACTACTCACCCCAAGCTAGGCTTTGGGACCTATTCTCAGCCACTTACAAATTCTCTTTTTCCTGATGAAAGAATCTATCCTCAGCTTCCCGTTTCTGTCTTTGGCCAAAATATCCCCCAAGATTATGAGCGAGCCATCGATAGTATTAACGTAGAAGACATCTACGCTAAAATATTGCAAATACTGCATTAG
- a CDS encoding SDR family NAD(P)-dependent oxidoreductase: MKSLYIITGSSSGIGLALCKKLISNANNCVLGIARNNSIEAENFIFQALDLSDISAVKSTKFPALEEVYESVHLVNNAGMLGEINTLDKISQEALEDIMAVNYTAAMLLCTKFIQQYQHLPRKKTIINISSGAATGAYASWANYCASKAALEMLSKCIVLEQQEQPFPIHCYSIAPGVVDTNMQVHIRKTPIENFPLLPKFEELYRENKLYRPDIVAEKLIEVMDHPERFEEKVFRIQI; this comes from the coding sequence GTGAAATCACTCTATATCATAACAGGAAGCAGCAGTGGCATAGGATTAGCGCTGTGTAAAAAGCTCATTTCCAATGCCAATAACTGTGTGCTGGGAATAGCTCGAAACAATAGTATAGAAGCCGAGAATTTCATATTTCAGGCCTTGGATTTATCCGATATTAGTGCTGTCAAGTCTACGAAATTCCCTGCCCTAGAGGAAGTTTATGAGTCCGTGCACCTCGTGAATAATGCCGGTATGCTGGGGGAAATCAATACCCTCGATAAGATTAGTCAAGAGGCTTTGGAAGATATCATGGCTGTCAATTATACTGCAGCTATGCTGCTCTGTACCAAATTTATCCAGCAGTACCAGCATCTGCCTAGAAAGAAAACCATTATCAATATATCTAGTGGCGCTGCCACGGGAGCCTATGCCTCCTGGGCCAACTACTGTGCCTCCAAAGCAGCCCTCGAAATGCTTAGCAAATGTATAGTCTTGGAGCAGCAGGAGCAGCCATTTCCTATTCACTGCTATAGTATAGCCCCTGGCGTAGTAGATACGAATATGCAGGTCCATATCCGAAAAACACCCATCGAAAACTTTCCACTTTTACCCAAATTTGAGGAACTCTATCGTGAAAACAAACTCTATAGACCTGACATAGTGGCAGAAAAACTAATAGAGGTTATGGATCATCCAGAGCGATTTGAAGAGAAGGTTTTTAGGATACAAATATAG
- a CDS encoding DUF1761 domain-containing protein, protein MNYAILFGAALVPLIVGSIWYNPKVFGNAWMQANGFTEESIQNNPRPMWQVFLFTYIFSLLATGIYWQLCVHQMGALGMIGGPDQISNALPSYQAFMNDYGTAFRSFGHGALHGGMAAFIMGLFMVGVGAMFEMRSWKYIFIHVGYLTVCGVLMGGLICQFI, encoded by the coding sequence ATGAATTATGCAATCTTATTCGGCGCTGCCCTCGTTCCACTCATAGTAGGTTCTATTTGGTACAATCCTAAAGTATTCGGGAATGCTTGGATGCAAGCAAATGGGTTTACCGAAGAATCTATTCAAAACAATCCAAGGCCCATGTGGCAAGTATTTTTATTTACCTATATTTTTTCCTTACTAGCTACAGGAATTTATTGGCAACTATGTGTACATCAAATGGGTGCATTGGGTATGATAGGTGGTCCAGATCAAATTTCAAATGCCCTACCAAGTTATCAAGCCTTTATGAATGACTATGGTACAGCATTTAGAAGCTTCGGACATGGAGCGTTGCATGGCGGCATGGCAGCATTTATTATGGGTTTATTTATGGTTGGCGTTGGAGCAATGTTTGAAATGCGCAGTTGGAAGTATATCTTTATTCATGTAGGCTACCTAACCGTTTGTGGTGTTCTGATGGGTGGCTTGATTTGTCAGTTTATATAA
- the rsmI gene encoding 16S rRNA (cytidine(1402)-2'-O)-methyltransferase, whose product MSPKLSIIPTPIGNLGDITLRALETLRSVDTILCEDTRQSSKLLQHYEISKTLQPLHKMNEYKEVERIVQQILAGKQYALISDAGTPLISDPGNLLIAKCLEHGIALDCLPGATAFVPALVNSGADLSTFVFMGFPPHKKGRQTFIKAILAEPRTVVIYESPYRIVKFLQEFQELGGGERTISISRELSKKFEETLRGTAAELLEHFTKKEPIGEFVVVVRNV is encoded by the coding sequence TTGAGTCCTAAGCTCTCTATCATACCCACTCCCATAGGGAATTTGGGAGATATCACCCTCCGCGCCCTGGAAACCCTCCGCAGCGTGGATACGATCCTATGCGAAGACACAAGGCAGAGCAGCAAGCTCCTGCAGCATTATGAGATTTCCAAGACCCTGCAGCCTCTGCACAAGATGAATGAGTATAAAGAGGTGGAGCGTATCGTACAGCAGATACTCGCCGGCAAGCAATATGCCCTTATCTCAGATGCGGGCACGCCCCTGATTTCCGATCCTGGTAATTTATTGATAGCCAAATGCTTGGAGCATGGCATAGCCTTGGATTGTCTGCCCGGCGCTACGGCTTTCGTACCCGCCTTGGTCAATTCGGGAGCGGATTTATCGACTTTTGTCTTTATGGGCTTTCCCCCACACAAAAAAGGGCGTCAGACCTTTATCAAAGCTATTTTGGCCGAGCCTCGTACCGTGGTTATTTATGAATCCCCCTATCGTATTGTCAAGTTTCTACAAGAGTTTCAGGAACTAGGAGGTGGTGAGCGCACGATTTCGATATCGAGAGAACTGAGTAAGAAGTTTGAAGAAACGCTGAGAGGAACAGCCGCAGAACTGCTGGAACATTTTACCAAGAAAGAACCCATTGGTGAGTTTGTGGTAGTAGTGAGGAATGTGTAA
- the menD gene encoding 2-succinyl-5-enolpyruvyl-6-hydroxy-3-cyclohexene-1-carboxylic-acid synthase: protein MLVSNKKSALFIKSYCKQAGIEHIVLCPGSRNLPLIVNFSNDPHFKVYSIIDERIAGFFALGIVKALRKPALVITTSGSAAVNLAPAMVEAYYQRLPLIAITADRPASFINKGENQTMLQRGIFSNFVGLELEIEEKLEFEAFEMKIQVLHSFLGNPSQVNNVHINLPFSEPLDKIENILGDYQFKWKAEGLKSKKTNASKMHFAKGQNVMIYLSSSCANETLNKLLDLGVENKNWVVISEHHSGWYHPKGITRIDAILTRDKGIQKPDILITIGETMLSKKFRNYIKSFQNILHYDLSSYPRNWNNLTSKYQAIHLDYKHLNDILDFENTSFFQAAWLEAEKIALDHHVLFVENRDYTEFKLIEKIVNTIDRESAIYWGNSSGVRYGNWTSWKFKPQLVHLANRGVSGIDGVLASALGYRSVSIDGDFYCILGDISMLYESNSLSALSFIDRIKIIVINNHGGKIFEQIHQSQHLGHTHALVTPHKQNFESLAKQFDLEYYISRDLNSFSSQWEQVKASPAKLIFEINIGENETDLWEDYFRAPKNQE, encoded by the coding sequence GTGTTAGTTTCCAATAAAAAATCAGCTCTTTTTATAAAATCCTATTGCAAACAGGCAGGTATTGAGCATATCGTCCTTTGTCCTGGGAGCAGAAACTTGCCTCTCATCGTCAATTTTTCGAATGACCCTCATTTTAAGGTTTACAGTATTATCGATGAGCGAATAGCGGGTTTTTTCGCACTAGGTATCGTAAAAGCACTGCGAAAACCAGCCCTCGTTATCACGACCTCTGGATCGGCGGCCGTAAATTTAGCACCAGCCATGGTAGAAGCATACTACCAAAGACTACCTTTGATAGCTATTACGGCAGATAGACCCGCGAGTTTTATAAATAAGGGAGAAAATCAAACTATGCTGCAAAGAGGGATCTTCTCCAATTTTGTAGGTCTAGAATTAGAAATAGAGGAGAAGCTAGAGTTTGAAGCCTTTGAAATGAAAATCCAAGTGCTGCATAGTTTTTTAGGAAATCCTAGCCAAGTAAATAATGTGCACATCAATTTACCATTTTCAGAACCTTTGGACAAGATTGAAAATATTTTAGGAGATTATCAATTTAAATGGAAAGCGGAGGGTCTAAAATCGAAAAAAACAAATGCTTCCAAGATGCATTTTGCTAAAGGACAAAATGTCATGATATACCTCTCCTCGAGCTGTGCAAATGAAACCCTCAATAAACTTCTCGACCTGGGGGTAGAAAATAAAAACTGGGTGGTCATTTCGGAACACCATTCTGGTTGGTATCACCCAAAAGGCATCACCCGAATCGATGCGATACTCACTAGAGATAAGGGCATACAAAAGCCTGATATATTGATAACTATAGGGGAGACTATGCTGTCCAAAAAGTTCAGAAACTATATAAAGTCCTTCCAAAATATACTACATTACGATCTCTCATCGTATCCTCGAAATTGGAACAATCTGACGAGCAAATATCAAGCTATTCATTTGGATTATAAGCATTTAAATGATATTTTGGACTTCGAAAATACTTCCTTTTTTCAAGCCGCCTGGCTGGAGGCTGAAAAAATAGCCCTAGACCATCATGTGCTTTTTGTCGAAAATAGGGATTATACCGAGTTTAAGCTTATAGAGAAGATAGTCAATACAATAGACAGGGAATCTGCTATTTATTGGGGAAATTCTTCTGGAGTTCGCTATGGAAACTGGACTTCTTGGAAGTTCAAACCCCAACTAGTCCATCTAGCCAATAGAGGGGTATCTGGTATCGATGGGGTTCTGGCAAGTGCACTTGGGTATCGATCCGTCTCTATAGATGGCGATTTCTACTGTATACTTGGGGATATCAGCATGCTCTATGAGTCTAATAGTCTGTCTGCTTTGTCCTTCATAGACCGAATCAAAATTATTGTAATCAATAATCATGGAGGAAAAATTTTCGAACAGATTCACCAAAGCCAGCATCTAGGCCATACCCATGCACTCGTTACCCCCCATAAACAAAATTTTGAATCCTTGGCAAAACAGTTTGATTTAGAATACTATATATCTAGAGACCTCAACTCATTTTCAAGTCAATGGGAGCAGGTCAAAGCCTCTCCAGCCAAGTTGATTTTTGAAATTAACATCGGTGAAAATGAAACTGACCTCTGGGAAGACTATTTTCGAGCTCCCAAAAATCAAGAATAG
- a CDS encoding YigZ family protein: MTIRTIDKTYKGEYKSSQSRFLSYLMPTKTISGFKEQLLQLKKEYPKASHICYAYRIGFENEEIRAHDDGEPSGSAGKPILNQLYSSQLQNVSLFVVRYYGGTKLGIPGLIEAYKEAAIQCLQQAEIIEDEEEYFLTLQLETFKYYEVIKALKNNNINILNSDFTTGKYMVKISLPRSKKQWLEMILSSYS; encoded by the coding sequence ATGACGATAAGAACTATTGATAAAACCTATAAGGGAGAGTACAAAAGTTCTCAGTCAAGATTTTTGAGCTATCTCATGCCAACTAAAACAATATCAGGTTTTAAAGAGCAGTTATTGCAACTAAAGAAAGAGTACCCCAAGGCGAGTCATATCTGCTATGCGTATCGCATAGGGTTTGAAAATGAGGAGATAAGGGCCCATGATGATGGTGAACCTTCGGGCAGTGCAGGTAAGCCTATACTCAATCAGCTCTATTCATCACAGCTACAGAATGTTAGCCTATTCGTGGTGCGCTATTATGGTGGAACGAAATTGGGAATACCTGGGCTTATAGAAGCCTATAAAGAGGCCGCTATTCAGTGCTTGCAGCAAGCCGAAATAATCGAGGATGAAGAGGAATATTTTCTCACGTTACAATTGGAGACTTTCAAATATTACGAAGTGATTAAAGCATTGAAAAACAATAATATAAATATACTAAATTCCGATTTTACTACAGGTAAATATATGGTAAAAATTTCCTTGCCTCGTAGTAAAAAACAATGGTTGGAGATGATATTGAGTTCCTATTCTTGA
- a CDS encoding DUF4254 domain-containing protein, protein MNLIHIFEIFQKAIADYHIKDKLDTPCPNPFQDSSIEHLLYFKCWIDTVQWHCEDEVRNPAIEAEKVRFFKNKIDELNQTRTNLVERLDDYFLNIYKDVQVLDQARLNTESPAWAIDRLSILALKIYHMQLEVERTDLTTEQFHAYQQKLELLQTQKLDLIQAISVLLEEIEQGRTQFKVYRQVKMYNDSDLNPILRASKL, encoded by the coding sequence ATGAATTTGATTCACATATTCGAAATTTTTCAAAAAGCCATTGCAGATTATCATATAAAAGATAAACTAGATACGCCTTGTCCTAATCCTTTTCAAGATTCAAGTATAGAACACCTTCTGTATTTTAAATGCTGGATAGATACTGTCCAGTGGCATTGTGAAGATGAGGTGAGAAACCCAGCTATAGAAGCAGAGAAGGTGCGCTTTTTTAAAAATAAAATAGATGAACTCAATCAGACAAGAACCAATCTTGTCGAACGCCTCGATGATTATTTCCTAAATATATATAAAGATGTTCAGGTTTTAGACCAGGCCAGATTGAATACAGAGAGTCCTGCCTGGGCTATCGATCGATTATCTATTCTTGCATTGAAGATATATCATATGCAGCTGGAGGTAGAGCGAACTGATTTGACTACAGAGCAGTTTCATGCTTATCAGCAAAAACTAGAGCTTCTTCAAACTCAAAAACTAGATCTCATACAAGCCATTTCTGTTTTATTAGAAGAGATAGAGCAGGGTAGAACACAATTCAAGGTTTATCGTCAGGTCAAAATGTATAATGATAGCGACCTCAATCCTATTCTTAGAGCCTCTAAATTATGA